A genomic window from Thermoanaerobacterales bacterium includes:
- a CDS encoding UvrB/UvrC motif-containing protein: MECEKCHKRPATVHYTEVVNGKKREMHLCATCAEEEGIGSFKITTHPFKFENLFGDLLGAELPRAAGEARENACRRCGLTERQFARLGRFGCSGCYDAFEPHLDALLRRVQGHLRHTGKVPARGQHKARRQREIDRLRRELQEAVQREEFERAAELRDKIRELEQRAD, encoded by the coding sequence ATGGAATGCGAAAAGTGCCATAAGCGTCCGGCGACGGTGCACTACACCGAGGTCGTTAACGGAAAGAAACGGGAAATGCACCTTTGCGCGACCTGTGCCGAGGAGGAGGGGATCGGGAGCTTCAAGATCACGACGCACCCCTTCAAGTTCGAGAACCTCTTCGGCGACCTCCTGGGGGCCGAGCTCCCCCGCGCCGCCGGTGAAGCACGGGAGAACGCATGCCGCCGGTGCGGCCTGACCGAGCGGCAGTTCGCGCGGCTGGGCCGTTTCGGCTGCTCCGGGTGCTACGACGCCTTCGAGCCGCACCTGGACGCCCTGTTGCGCCGGGTGCAGGGGCACCTGCGCCATACGGGCAAGGTGCCGGCCCGCGGGCAGCACAAGGCGCGGCGGCAACGTGAGATCGACCGCCTGCGCCGGGAACTGCAGGAGGCGGTACAGCGCGAAGAGTTCGAGCGGGCGGCGGAACTCCGGGACAAGATCAGGGAACTCGAGCAACGGGCGGACTGA
- a CDS encoding CtsR family transcriptional regulator, translating to MPSIADLISAYILELLADSPGGVVEIRRNDLALRFNCVPSQVTYVLATRFSPQSGFMVESRRGGGGYVRIAKIPFGRSALLTQLQRLIGAEIGAREAHLFIRRLEEENLISYREALLMRGAVGEDLSGVSPSDRNAVRASLLKNMLAALWSGGSG from the coding sequence ATGCCCAGCATCGCCGATCTCATCAGCGCGTATATCCTGGAACTCCTGGCCGATAGCCCGGGGGGGGTGGTGGAAATCCGGCGCAACGACCTGGCGCTGAGGTTCAACTGCGTTCCTTCGCAGGTTACCTACGTCCTGGCGACGCGGTTTTCGCCGCAGTCGGGGTTCATGGTTGAAAGCCGCCGGGGCGGCGGCGGGTATGTGCGCATCGCCAAGATACCCTTCGGCCGGTCGGCCCTGTTGACGCAGTTGCAGCGCCTCATCGGCGCCGAGATAGGAGCGCGGGAAGCCCACCTCTTTATCAGGCGCCTCGAGGAGGAGAACCTGATTTCATACCGGGAGGCCCTTCTCATGCGGGGGGCGGTCGGCGAGGACCTGAGCGGGGTGTCTCCTTCCGACCGTAACGCTGTGCGTGCCAGTCTTTTGAAGAACATGCTCGCCGCCCTCTGGTCGGGCGGAAGCGGTTAA
- a CDS encoding protein arginine kinase, translated as MGFRSTVNNPYSRWMDDRAPETDVAVSSRIRLARALQGFPFPHRLPPERAEEVVHAVRLAIGDEQVRRAAGAMEIATLAELAPVERQILVEKHLASPAVLEEGNEQGRAVALSEDETVSILVNEEDHIRLQVLLPGLQLEAAWRLADRVDDALEKTLDYAYDERLGYLTACPTNVGTGLRASVMVHLPALALTGQARELLTAVSKLGMTVRGLYGEGTEAKGYLFQLSNQVTLGYGEEEIVKNLTGVTLKVIEQERAARRLLLKESGALIEDRSWRALGLLKHARRLSSDEALRFITDIRLGVDLGIIKNLPIRVLNELMVLTRPACVTKAGGEEGLTPGQRDELRAKLVREKLADFKIGD; from the coding sequence ATGGGTTTCAGGTCTACCGTGAACAACCCCTACAGCCGCTGGATGGATGACCGGGCGCCGGAAACGGACGTGGCGGTCTCCAGCCGGATCCGCCTCGCCCGGGCGCTGCAGGGTTTCCCGTTCCCGCACCGCCTGCCGCCCGAAAGGGCCGAAGAGGTGGTCCACGCCGTCCGCCTGGCGATCGGCGACGAGCAGGTCCGCCGCGCGGCCGGGGCGATGGAGATAGCGACCCTGGCGGAATTGGCCCCTGTGGAAAGGCAGATACTAGTCGAGAAACACCTGGCCAGTCCCGCCGTTCTTGAGGAAGGCAACGAGCAGGGGCGCGCCGTCGCCCTTTCCGAGGATGAGACGGTGAGCATCCTGGTCAACGAGGAGGACCACATACGCCTGCAGGTCCTCCTGCCGGGCCTGCAACTGGAGGCGGCCTGGCGCCTGGCGGACCGGGTCGACGACGCCCTGGAAAAGACGCTGGACTACGCCTACGACGAACGACTGGGCTACCTGACGGCTTGCCCCACCAATGTCGGAACCGGTCTGCGCGCTTCGGTGATGGTGCACCTGCCCGCCCTGGCCCTGACCGGCCAGGCGCGCGAACTCCTGACCGCCGTCTCCAAGCTCGGAATGACGGTGCGGGGTCTGTACGGCGAGGGCACCGAGGCCAAGGGCTACCTCTTCCAGCTGTCCAACCAGGTCACCCTGGGGTACGGCGAAGAGGAGATCGTTAAGAACCTGACGGGAGTAACGCTGAAGGTTATCGAGCAGGAGCGGGCGGCGCGCCGGCTGCTCCTCAAAGAGAGCGGCGCGCTCATCGAGGACCGCTCGTGGCGCGCGCTGGGCCTGCTCAAACACGCGCGGCGGCTGTCGTCCGACGAGGCCCTGCGCTTCATCACCGACATCAGGCTCGGGGTTGATCTGGGGATCATTAAGAACCTGCCGATCCGCGTCCTAAATGAACTGATGGTTCTGACCCGCCCGGCCTGCGTGACGAAGGCCGGCGGCGAGGAAGGGTTGACGCCGGGACAGAGGGATGAGTTGCGGGCCAAGCTGGTGCGGGAGAAACTTGCGGACTTTAAAATCGGTGATTAG